GGTCCGGTCGTCCGGGATGGTCAGGACGTGGATCTCGCCCTCGCCAGCGCGGGGCTCGCGGGTCAACTCCCCCACCGATTGGTCGGCCGCGATCTCTCGCTCCTGTTTGGTCGGTGACTCCGAACTCCGCTCGACGGGGATCGTCCGCCGGTCGTCGAGTTCCTCGATCGTGTAGGCGACGGTCATCGGCGGTTCTGCGACGAGTGTCCCGACGACGACCTCGCCCTGTTCGAGCGGCGGGTCGGGCTGTTCTGCGAGCGTGTGGACCTGGCCGTCGGCGACGTCGGTGAGGATCGCCGAGTCGGCGTCGGCCTCGGTGACGAAAAAAGTCCCATCGGTGCGTTCCATACTCCCGGATTGTCGAGTCTCGTTGTTGGCCCTTTCGGGTGCGATCCCACCATGAGACGCCGTCGCAGGATCAGCCCAGCCAGCGGTGGACGAGATAGATGAGCGTCGCCGCTAGCAGTGGCAGAATCAGTCCGGAGGTTGCCGGCAGGTCATAGAGAAATTCGATCGCTGGTGCGGCCACGTCGTAATTACTCGCCGACCTCCGCGAGCCCGGCGGCATCGAAATCACGGCCATGGCGTACAGCGACAGGAAGAAAACGTAGCCACTGGCAGCCATCGCGCGGTCGTACCGCAGATCGGCCGTTC
The Halapricum salinum genome window above contains:
- a CDS encoding DUF5812 family protein, translated to MERTDGTFFVTEADADSAILTDVADGQVHTLAEQPDPPLEQGEVVVGTLVAEPPMTVAYTIEELDDRRTIPVERSSESPTKQEREIAADQSVGELTREPRAGEGEIHVLTIPDDRTDQAVGDVLDDPQTVARAARLGVDRVEIRAEGSVLSVRYLPN